DNA from Sphingomonas psychrotolerans:
CCGGCTAGAGGAGGCGCACGAGAAGAAGGACGGGACGTCGTGACGGGATTGATGCAGGGTAAGCGCGGGCTGATTATGGGACTGGCGAACGATCGTTCGCTGGCGTGGGGCATTGCCCAGAAACTGCGCGAGCACGGCGCCGAACTCGCGTTCAGCTATCAGGGCGAAGCGATCGAAAAGCGCGTGCGTCCGCTCGCCGAGCAGCTGGGCAGCGACTTCCTGATCGAGTGCGACGTTTCGGACATGACCGAGCTCGACAAGACCTTCGTGACCTTGGCCGAGCGCTGGTCGACGATCGACTTCGTCGTCCACGCGATCGGCTTCTCCGACAAGAACGAACTGCGCGGCGGCTATGTCGACACCAGCCTCGACAATTTCCTGATGACGATGAACATTAGCGTCTATTCGTTCGTCGCGGTCTGCAAGCGCGCCGCGGCGATGATGCCGAATGGCGGCTCGCTGCTGACGCTCAGCTATTACGGCGCCGAGAAGGTGATCCCGCATTACAACGTGATGGGCGTCGCCAAGGCCGCGCTCGAGAGC
Protein-coding regions in this window:
- the fabI gene encoding enoyl-ACP reductase FabI; amino-acid sequence: MTGLMQGKRGLIMGLANDRSLAWGIAQKLREHGAELAFSYQGEAIEKRVRPLAEQLGSDFLIECDVSDMTELDKTFVTLAERWSTIDFVVHAIGFSDKNELRGGYVDTSLDNFLMTMNISVYSFVAVCKRAAAMMPNGGSLLTLSYYGAEKVIPHYNVMGVAKAALESSVQYLAVDLGRDNIRVNAISAGPIKTLAASGIGDFRLILKWNELNAPLKRNVTIEDVGGAGLYLLSDLASGVTGETHHVDAGYNVIGMKAEDAPDIALA